GCAATGTGCTGTTTCTGTGCCTTGCCGCTGCCAGCCTGCTGCCAGATGATGCCCACAAAGGACGCCGTCACGAGGCGGGCAGAACGGATAACCAGCGTACTGGCCAGTTTCTGCACCTTCTCCACATCTTCGGCTGCAATATCATGGCCCGTCTTAGCCTTGATGATTTCGGCAACCTTATCGGCTTCATTGATGATATTGCTCATATCAATGCTCGTAAAGCCGTAGTTCTGGCCCTTTTCTTCCAGCAGTTCAGCCATAGCCATGCCAAAAAGCTCGCCCATGTAACGGCCGGAAACCATTTTTTCCAAACGCTGTTCGCCCGGCTTTTCGGATGCTTCATCATATTCGATATCCAGACGGCTCGGCACGAGCTTCATGAAGCCGCCGGATTCCAGATTGAGAATCATCGGCGCATCGCCGCTTTCCGCATAGGGTTCGAGGTAGCAGGTATTGTGGCCCGTAGCATAGATGGAACCGATGTAGATATCCGGCTGTTTGTAGGCTGCAGCCAGGAGAACGGCTACCGTATCGTTGATGACAGCCGTCGGTTCAACATTGTCAATACCCTGACGATGCAGAGCTTCTTTTAAGAGGTCATTGACCACCTTGCCCTCAACACCCGGCGTAGCAAATTCCTTCGTCCAGATGATGAGTTTGGCATTGTAAAGGTTCGTCTGTTCCGAGGGGAAAGAGAAGGTATGACCCAAGAGATATTTTTTCTCATGGTCGCCGTCAATGGCTTCATCTACGAGTTCAGCGATGAAGTCAAACATTTCCTCAGCCGTGGAATCTGCGCCGATGAAATCGTATACACCTTCCACCTTCAGCGGCTTAGCCACCTTTTTGAGAACTTCGAACTTGCCTTCGCCCATGAGCTTAATCCGCAAAACACGCAGGTTCGTGCCGCCGAAGTCCAGTGCCAGATATTCGCCAGTCTCCTTGCCGGAGGGCAGGCCCAGATAGGATTTGAGCATACGAAGCGAAGATTCGTCCGGATTCTTGAGCCCCAAACGCAAATCATAACGGAAATCAGCGGCAATCTCCCTAAGCTGCTCGCTGTTCACCGTGAATTCATCAATAAGCTGTGCAAAATGTTCCTGATTAAAAGCCATTTTCTATTCCCCTTTAACATTTTTCTAATAGAAATACATTTCTTATTATAGCGTTTTCCCGCATTTTTTCCTAGTACTTATTCTGAAACTGTTTTCTTATTGCAAAACGCCGGCTCCATTGAAATCCGGCACATATTCTTCCGATGCACTGCGGCGCTCCTGCACATAGACATTTTCCATGCCCAAATCCAGCACATAATCCACCACGGACTCATATTCAAACGTCGTCAGGCGGCGGTTGATTTTCTTATGCTCAGAGGCTTTATACATCGGCGTATACTGATTCATCAAACTCACCTGAATCGTCCGGCCAAAGTTTTCCCAGAGCCATTTCATGAGTTCCATGCTCTCATGGCGATGTCCCGGCAAGACCATATGGCGCACCAAAACGCCTTTTTTCATTTGCCCGTTATCTGCATACTGCACCGGCCCCGTTATTTCCACCATCTTTTTAATGGCTGCACTGGCATGGGAAAAATAATCTGCCGCAGCAGAATACACCCCGCCACTCTCTGCACTCATGTATTTCAAATCCGGCAGAAAAATATCCACATAGCCCCGCAGGGCCTCAACCGTTTCTACCGTTTCATAACCGCTAGAATTATAGACCACAGGCAGGTGAAAGCCCCTCTCCTTTGCCATATCTAGCGCCGCAATAATCTGCGGTACATAATGCGTTGGGGTCACGAGGTCGAGCGTAGCTGCCTCCCGCGCCTGCTGTTCGAGAAAAATCTCTGCCAGCCGCTCCACAGAAACTTCCTGCCCTTTGCCGCCATGACTGATTTCATGGTTTTGACAATATACACAGCGCAGATTGCAGTAGGAGAAAAAGACTGTACCAGCGCCCCGCTCTCCTACTAGACAAGGCTCCTCCCACTGATGCAGGGAAACCAGCGCAATGCACACCTTCTCCCCCGCACCGCAAAAGCCCGCCCGCTGGGTGCGATTGGCACCACAGCGGCGCGGGCAGAGATTACAATTCGTAATATCTAACATTTGCGTTATCTTCCTTTAAATCTGTTTTCATTAAAAAGGCTCGTTTAAGCGTTTACCATTTTTTTATACCAATCTTGTAATAAAGCTTCGTAAACATATATACGCTCTGCCAGCTCTTTTGCCATATCTTCATCATAAGTATGAGCCGTCAGATTGCGGTCGTCTACCATTTTTAATGCCTGCTCTGTTTCCTCATCGCTAAAAATACCAACATCACGAAGGCTGCGAATCACCTTCTTCGGCGAGGCCGCATCCAAACCTTCGCGGTCATACAGATAATCCTTGCCGCATTTCCACATAATTTCAAAACAAAATTCAAACCGCTGAATCAATCCGTCACGCTCGATTTCGCTTAGATTATCCTTGCTTACCGCTTCATGCAGACGTGCCAAAGCTCGAGCCGCCCCTTGAAAACGCTTGCTGTCCATCAGTTCCATCGAATACCATCCTTTCTGATTTCCTCGCGCAATGATTCTGCGGCTCTGCTCATATCTACAATATCCACACGATAAGGAATGGTCGATTCTTCTAGTTGCTCCCGCAGGTCAGCGATTTTCCGCTCATTAGGCACACCCAAAAATTCTACCGCCACATCCACATCCGAACCATGCCGTGCAGTACCTCGTGCCCAGGAGCCGAAAAGATATATATTTACTTCTTCATCAGCCAGCACAGACAGTACCATCTGGCGTATGCGGTCTATGTAAATATTCATAAATATTCTCCCTCAAGAATCTCCTTTCCTGCTTTTTCTTATGGTTTGAACTCCTCTATACTTTGTCTGATGAACGCCACCATGGAATCCATCATAAATTCCACAAATACTGTGCTGTCCTCACTATCCTGACTCATAGCCAACGCTTCAATGTACTTAGCCTTGTTTTCCTTCTTCAAAATGCTAGGAAGCAGCCCCTTCTCCATCTGTATCATATTCATCAGCAGACGGCAGGTGCGCCCGTTGCCATCCACCCACGGATGAATAGATACAAGGCGATAATGCGCTTCAAAGGACAAAGCATAAATTGCAGCCGCATCTATGAATGGCCTTTGTCGTTCAACATTCAGCCATTTACAAAAGTCCTCCAACCGTTGTGGCACTTTCTGATAGCTAAGATAAGACTTTCCGCCCCGGCCTGCGCTGACATTGACCAGCCGCAAATCTCCTGCTGAGGAATCAAAACTTCCCAAAGCTGTAGTATAACTACTGCCCGTATTACGCATGACAAGTGCCGACAAATGCTTTAGAAAGTCCACCGTGATGGAAGGCTTCTTGTCCAATAAGCCATTCACATAATCATAAGCCCGTTTAAGGTCAAGATTCATCATCTGTTCCGTGACATTATGACCGCCAGGAACTATCCCCTCGTCAAACATAAGGGTATTTTCTATCTCTGTTACGGTTGAGCCCTCGATAGCTGTAGAATGGGTAATAATCGAATACAGATAAAGCTTTTGAAAATCAAATTGCTCCGCTATCCCCAAGCGATTAAATTCTTGTAAAACATTATTCAGTTCATTGTAAATTGTATTCATCCTGGATACTCCTCAACCTTCACTGCGCCTCGCTATCCTTCCACATCCAGCCGCAAGTTATTCAGCCGTGCCCGGATTTCCTGCCAATCCGGCATATTCTTTGCCACATAGCCATAAAATCTCGCATTATGGTGTTTCTCAATCAGATGGGTCAATTCGTGAAGAATCACATACTCCAAACATATCGTTGGCTTCTGCGCTAACTGCACGTTGAGCCAAATTCTTTTGGCCACGATATTGCAGGTGCCCCAGCGGGTCTTCATATACTTGGTACGCCATTCCTTAGATTTCAGCCCCGTAATCTTTTCCCATTTAGGCAGCAGCACTTCGACTTTCTTAATCAGCTCCGCCCGATAGACTTCCCGCATAAACTTCTCCCGCCAGTCCACACTGGACTTTTTCGGCAGATACAGCAGAATTTTATCGCCCATGATTTGATAGGCGGGCTTCTGCGACTCGATAACCACAAGGCGATAAGGCTTCCCCCATAGGTAAAACGTCTCCCCTGACACATACTGCCGCTTGGCTGCGCGGGGCTGCTCCTGAAACTTCTTTATCTGCCGCCGAACCCAGGGAAGATTACTGCGGGCAAAGAGTTCAATGGCTTTATTCGGCACACGCAAGGGCGCAGAAATAACCACCCTGCCACAGGGTGGTTTGACATAGAGGTGCATATTCTTGATTTTCTTCTTTTGTACTTCAATGGCAAATTCTGCCACCTGCATCTGCATCAGTAAAACCTCATTCTGCAGCGGTTAACCGCTGTCTCAATTCTTCGCGCAAAGCCTGCAAAGCTGCTATATAAACGGAAAAGACCATTTCCATCACCGTTAATGCCCGTTCTTCATCATAAACATGAATGGCCACATTCCGTTTTTTCAACATATCCAACCAGACTTTTTCATCTTTAAGCCAGCCCAGTTTATACGCTGCCTTAAAAATCTCTCTGGGAGAACCCGTAGTCGCTTCCATCACACCATATAATTCCAATGTTTCCTTCAGCGATTTCCACGCCAGTTCAAAAGTGAGATTAAACTGGCCAATTATCCCCATACGATAGATCTCATTTTTAGCCGCCATTTCCTTGTCTGCCTGTTCCAGCACACTTAAGCAACTAGCAAATGATTCATATTTTTTCATTTCAGCTACTCCCAAATGGTATAAGTCGATTCCATCACTGTCAATCTCGCTGCGCAGAGATTCTGATATGGACTCATCCATATCAACTACATCAAATGATAACAGCGTATTCGTCTTTTCTTCTACGGCCAAAGAAAACCCCAAAATATCTCCGCCCGCCACAGCTAAATCTATATCACTATGTGCGTGATTATCGCCGCGCGCCCTAGAGCCAAACAAAAGAAGTTTCGCTATTTTATAGGACTTCGCTATGCTAATAATTTCTATTAAGATTTCCCTGTCAAGATTATAGTGGCTCATTCTGTTCCCCTTAAATACCTGTTCACAAGTTCTTCTATCTGTACAGCTATCTTCCCTTTTCATCCAAAATCTTCTGGTCGAGTATTGGCCCATATTTTGGCCGCCACCACGATATAGCTCGGATGGCGTTGATATAATCCTGCATGGCCAGGTCGTCGATAACGGGTGTTTCGCCACCCGCAATAGCTTCCGGCACTAATGGTACAGTATCGGCCTTGCCGATGGCTGTCCGTGTAATCCAGAAGCCGTAGTTTACGCCTTTTGTGCTGGTAGTGGTAAGGCTCTGCCCCAATGCTATATAACCTGTGCCTTTAGGCGCAGTGAGTTCCATCAGTGTTGGGAATATATCAATCTGACTGCCCGCACTGTCGGCCAGCAAAGTGCCCTTATGGATATTTTTCCCCGTCACAATAAAAGGAATGCCGTAGCGGGCATACATATCCGGCTGTTTTTCGATATTGTAGCGGTCACCATGGTCGCCGACAATGACAAACAGGCTGTCAGGATATTTTGCCTTGACCTCCCGCACGAATTTGACCAGTTCCCGCTGAGCATACCAGTAATGACCGAGTTCCCGCAGGAGTTCTTCGTCCTGCTGATAAGCCGCAGGCAGTGACACCCGCACCTTTTCCTTGTCAAAGCCCTTGGCCTCTACATCCACATCATAGGGTGAATGATTCGACGCATTGAGGATGATAGTAAAGCTGGGCGCATCTGTCAACCGTTCCATGATATTGGCATAAAGGCATTCATCCTCACAGCCCCAGACACTGCCCGGCACATCACCGAAATCGCCGCGACTGTAGAAATGCTGAAAGCCCTGCGCCTGCGTAAAGGCACCAATGCGCTCCCAAGTGGCCGGCCCAGCATAGAAAAAGTTCGTTTCATAGCCGAGTTTTGCCATCTGCGGTGCACTGGCTGTCGGATAGGGTGCCGCAAAGGATTCCGGCATGGTGGTCAAATAGAGGTTAGCATCCGCTACACCTGCCACCGAACCGGTCACGGCCGATACGGTGCTTGCGCCATTGGGCAGGAAGGTCGGACAATAATCCGTATCCTCAGCCGCCACTAGCCCGCGCAAATCTTCGGCAATCGGAATATCCTTATACTTATCCAACAGCGGCCAGTTGGCCAGACTTTCGGAGAGAATCACAAAGACATGGCGCGGCGGCTGTTCCGTTCCCTGTACCACATTTCTTTGCAGGTAAACATCGAGATTATTCGTATCCGCAGGCTTGCCGCTTAGGTTGGCGGCCAACTGCTGAATATCCTCCATCGTGAAATCCAGCCCATTGCAGGCCATCATACGGCTGTTGAGGTTATAGGCACGGTAGATGGCCTGTGGATTGTCAAGGATTGCTTCATTTAAGAACTCATCCTTGGTCACACCGGCATTTTCCCAATCCACCGCCGTCTGCCAGCCCAAACTGCCGCCGAAGATGCCCAGCAGCACCGCTACATACACGAGCGCAAGGAAGGCGGTACGAATGACCAGCTTTCCCCATAACGGCCAATGGGCAATGGGCAGTAAGGGCATTTGCCAAGCCAGCAGTCTGCGCAAAAGTTGCCAAAGTACAAAGGTCAGCAGCATTGCCCCCGCAAAGCGGGCCGGCAGTGCATACTGGTCAACCATGGTCCAGAAGAGTGCGCCCCAGTCCTCATTCATCCCCGTAAAAATCATCTGATTGAAATTCATGCGGTAGATGCGGTAATAGGGAAAGCTGGCCATATAGAGGATGGATAACGCCATAAGCAACAGACCGTTTATCCCCAGCCATAGATATTTCTCGATTTTGGGCAGGAGATAATGCGCCGTAAAGGCAGGCACAAAGCTAATGAGCGTCAACGCCCCTGCCGTCTGCATACTCAGACGACTGCCCCGCCAGAGAGCCAAGGCAATATCTGCGCTACTTGTCTGTGGCCCCCAATAGTCATTGAGCCACAGAATAAAAAAGAGCCGGAAAAGGGAAAGGACTGCCAGGTAAAAAGCATATACCTTCAGTCCTTCTACAATAACCCTATGAAAATTTTCCCAACTCAAACGTGTAGGGAAATTTATACTCATGGCAGAATGATTTCCACGCCGTAAGAATCAGCGGCCTCCTGAATATCCTGTGCCGGCAGGGTATCGGTAATCAGACCCGAGAGCGTATCGAGGGTCGTATAGTTGTAGTTGCCGTCCGTGCTGAGCTTGCGGGCTTCGGCTACTACATAGGCCTTCTTGCTGTGGCGGATAATGGCGGCCTTGTTGATGCCGTCATCAATATCGTAAGTGGAAACACTGTTTTCCTTGACATCAACGCCTACGGCACCGACAAAAGCGATATCCGGTTTCAGACGGGAGATGAAGTCCAGCGTCATGCCGCCCCAGAAACCATCGCGGCTCTTGTTGATTTTACCGCCGGCAAAGACCACGCGGATTTTCGGATTGCGAGCCAGTACCACGAGAATGTCAATCATGTTGGTCACAACCGTGATATCCTGGTCCATCTTGACCAAGAGTTCTGCAATAGCCAGGTTGCTCGTGGAGATATCGAGGAATACCATATCGCGCTCATGGATGAGCTTTACAGCGGCCTGTGCAATGCGCTGTTTTGCTTCCACGTCGGTGTTGCGGTGCTTGCTGACTTCAAGCATATGGCTGTTCTCGCGAATGCGGACAGCGCCACCGTAAGTACGTTTGAGCTTGCCTTTTTTCTCCAGCGCACCCAAATCCTTGCGGATACAATCTTCGGTTACCTTAAATTTTTCACTGAGGTCGCGGACACGTACCTTGCCATCACGGGCAAGCATGTTCAGGATAATTTCCTGACGTTCTTCCAAAAACATCTGCAATTCACTCCCATTAATTTTTTCCTTACAATACGCTTGGGGAAGAGGTAAGGTATTGTTTGTTATTATTGTTGTACAATTAGTTTACTAGATTTGCGACAAATTATCAAGCCCAAATTACGACAAATTATGCCGGCTTTCCTTAATATAGGTCCGAGCCCTGTCCATCAGCCCTAAACTGCGGTTCAAAAGCATATCGTAAACCGGTTCGCTGCCCGCCCACTCGGCGACCAGAAAGGCCGTCATGGACACCAGCATCAAAGACAGCAGATGCTGGTAGGAGCCGGTCATTTCCATAATCAGAATGGCTCCTGTAACGGGTGATTTGACCACGGCAGAAAAATACGCCGCCATGCCAAAGACAATGCAGGTCACAGCCCACTGGGCATCCATCAGCTGAGCCGCAATGGCCAGTTTCGCAAAGATGGCCCCGCCCAAGGCTCCGAGCACGAGCATCGGCAGAAATATGCCGCCCGGCACGCCAGAGCCGAAACAAAGCATGGTGAAGAAAAATTTTCCCGCCAAAAGCAGCAATAAAAAGCCAATCGCATATTCATGTTCTACGAGCGCATCCACCAAAGGACTTCCGCCCCCTAAAATCTGCGGCAGGAAAAAACCGATTACGCCAGCGGCCAACAGCGGAAGCAACGGCTTTTGCCAGGCTTTCAGCGGCGACTTGGCATAGCTGTCTAGCGAAATGGTGAGCATGCGGTTAAATCCCAGCCCCAATACGCCCACAAAGCCGCCCAGCAAAATCAGCATCACATAGACATTGCCCGCCATCACCACGGGAATCTCGCCCATATGGAACACCGGCTCCATGCCAAAGAAGAACTGGGTTACGGTGGTCGCGGTTACCGTAGCGGCAATGGCTCCCATCAGCACATAGGGCGAAAAATTTTTCGTCAGCTCCTCCAGACAAAAAATCGCTCCCGCCAGCGGTGCATTAAAGGCCGCCGCCAGACCTGCTCCGGCACCGGCCGTAAGCAGGTAATGGTTTTCCTCATAGCTGCGGTGGGTAAGACGCCCTACGCCCTGACCTAAGCAGGCCCCGAGCTGGACGCTGGGGCCTTCCCTGCCCAGCGACAGGCCCGCACCAATGCCCAGCACAGCTCCGGTAAATTTGAGCAGCAGCACCCGCGCCCAGTGCATGTCCATTTTCCCCATGAGCACGCCCTTGATTTGCGGAATGCCGGAGCCGGAAATCATGCCGTCCATCCGCAGCAGCCAATGGAGAATACAACCGATGGCCATAAGCACAATGAACCAGCCGGGAATATAGGCAGGATTTTCCTGCAGTAACTGATAGAGCCGAGGCAGATTCGCCTCGGACAGTTCCAGCAGATAGCGAAACAGGGCGATGGTCAGCCCGGTTAATACGCCAATCACATTGCCTTCGATAAAGAGCCGCAGTTTCAGGCGCTTAGGGTCGGTAAGGGCTTGCAAAATATCTTCGAATCGTTTTTGCATAAACCTCTCCTATAAATGAAAAAGCCTTCCCCGAAGAGAAGGCTTGCATTTTGCTTATTCAGCAGTGAACGGCAGCAATGCGATATTGCGAGCACGTTTGATGGCAACAGTCACCTGGCGCTGATGCTTAGCGCAGTTGCCGGAGATACGGCGGGGCAGGATCTTGCCGCGCTCCGTAATGAAGCGACGGAGTTTTGCCACGTCTTTATAGTCGATATGTTCGACCTTGTCTACGCAGAACGAGCAGACCTTTCTACGAGGTCTTCTGCTTCTGTCACGTCTCATCAAAGTAATTCCCTCCTAACTTAAAACGGAATTTCTTCGTCAGGGATAGACGGGCCGAAACCATCAACAGGCGCAGACTGCGGTGCTGCCGGTGCCGGTGCACCGAATCCGCCAGTCTGAGGAGCAGAACCCTTGGAATCCAGGAATTCTACTTCGTTTGCTACGATTTCCGTCACATAACGCTTCGAGCCATCTTGTGCATCATAGCTTCTAACCTGAATGCGGCCTTCCACAGAAATCCGGCGGCCTTTCACCAAGTTGTTGCCACAAACTTCAGCCAGCTTGCTCCAAACAACAATGGGAATAAAATCCGCCGTCGGCTGACCATCGTTAGCATCCTTACGTGCAAAGCGGCGATCCACTGCCAGCGTAAAGGTGCAGACTGCTGTGCCGGACTGCGTATAACGCACTTCCGGGTCACGGGTCAGGCGGCCAATCAGTATTGCCTTGTTCATGGTACATCCTCCCTGACGCCAAATTGGCGTACTTCTAAATTACTCTTCGTCGTTTTTCACGATCATGTGCTTGAGGATGCTGTCGTTGATCTTCATTACGCGGTCGCATTCTGCAACGCAGGACGGTTCGCAGGTAACGTAGAGCAGTTCATAGAAACCCTCAGTGCAGTCTTTGATCTCATAAGCAAGACGCTTCTTGCCCCAACGATCTTCTTTATCGATAGTACCGCCGTTTTCGGTGATGAGCTTAGTGAACTTGCTGATAACAGCGTTCGTAGCTTCTTCTTCCATCGGTTTCACGATAAAAATGACTTCGTACTTTCTCACGAAATCACCTCCCTCTCTGGTCTTTGGCTCCTGCTCGCACAGGAGCAGAGGTTGAAATGTTATTTCAACTCAAAACTTATTTGTCTCACGACTAGAAGATTATACCATTATTAGCAGACCATTGCAAGAAAAATTTTCCACAATTTCTCCCCTTGTCATTGCATGGTTCCTGCATAAAACTTGGCCAGTTTCTGCATCTTATGGATGGCCTCGACGCGCCCTTCATTGCTGTTGCTTAGCGCCACCAGAATAAAATCTTCCTGCGGCCCATAGAAAATGCCGCCATCGGCATAGACGCCATTGACCTCGCCGGTCTTATGGGCGATATCATAGCCGGATACCACCGCAGGGAAACACTCTTTATCCCGCTGCTGTTTCAGGATATCGAGCATAAAGGCATCTTCTTTTTCGCCAACGAGCTGATGGTAGTAGAGATTCGTCAGCAAATGACCGATATCCCGTACCGAGGAAAGATTCTTATTGCTGGCCTTTTTATTGACCATGAGTTTATGCACCAGCAGGGTATCCTTATAGCCATACTGCTGCAGGTACTGATTGATATTTGCCATGCCCAGTTTATCGATCAGCATATTGGTGGCGGTGTTATCACTTTCCACCACCATCAGCTGAATCAGCTGGGCAATGGTGCGCTTTTCACCGGCATTGTACCAGGTGGTAACCCCGGCGCCGCCCACCACATCCTGCTTGCGGATGGTAAGCTGTTCCTCCAGTGACAATCTGCCATCATGAACATCCTGCATAGTCTTGGCCATCACAAAGAGTTTAATCATGCTGGCCGGAAACATCCGGCGCTGATTGTAGATAAAGGGTTCCACTTCCCGGCCCGGACGCAGGAAGTACACGGCAAGCTGCTTATTATTAGCACCTATAACCTGAGCTGTATAGGCAAAGAGCTCGTCTTCGTCCACTGCCCTGTCTGCCCGTACCAAGGGCATATTTTCTTTTCCCATCATCTCGGCCGCCAAAGCAGCAGCCTCCCGGCCGTCATGGTGCTGCCAGAGGAAGGCCGTTGCCATGCCCCCGGCCTCCAAAATCACGACCAGGCAAAAAAATGTAACGATTCGCTTAAGTTTTGTAGAACGGCTAATCTTCATTTTCATGAGCAAGTCCTTGAATGCTAGAAATTACCAGGGCTGCGGCGTAATGGGCGTCACCACGCCAAAACGGTAGCCCTTGGCCTTGAGATTGTCGATAATTCC
The Selenomonas ruminantium AC2024 DNA segment above includes these coding regions:
- a CDS encoding hexokinase family protein, whose amino-acid sequence is MAFNQEHFAQLIDEFTVNSEQLREIAADFRYDLRLGLKNPDESSLRMLKSYLGLPSGKETGEYLALDFGGTNLRVLRIKLMGEGKFEVLKKVAKPLKVEGVYDFIGADSTAEEMFDFIAELVDEAIDGDHEKKYLLGHTFSFPSEQTNLYNAKLIIWTKEFATPGVEGKVVNDLLKEALHRQGIDNVEPTAVINDTVAVLLAAAYKQPDIYIGSIYATGHNTCYLEPYAESGDAPMILNLESGGFMKLVPSRLDIEYDEASEKPGEQRLEKMVSGRYMGELFGMAMAELLEEKGQNYGFTSIDMSNIINEADKVAEIIKAKTGHDIAAEDVEKVQKLASTLVIRSARLVTASFVGIIWQQAGSGKAQKQHIAIDGSVYEKMPLAKENIMRALSELLGEEAAVIDTVLENGGSGLGAAIAAAMSQK
- a CDS encoding radical SAM protein; amino-acid sequence: MLDITNCNLCPRRCGANRTQRAGFCGAGEKVCIALVSLHQWEEPCLVGERGAGTVFFSYCNLRCVYCQNHEISHGGKGQEVSVERLAEIFLEQQAREAATLDLVTPTHYVPQIIAALDMAKERGFHLPVVYNSSGYETVETVEALRGYVDIFLPDLKYMSAESGGVYSAAADYFSHASAAIKKMVEITGPVQYADNGQMKKGVLVRHMVLPGHRHESMELMKWLWENFGRTIQVSLMNQYTPMYKASEHKKINRRLTTFEYESVVDYVLDLGMENVYVQERRSASEEYVPDFNGAGVLQ
- a CDS encoding HI0074 family nucleotidyltransferase substrate-binding subunit, with protein sequence MELMDSKRFQGAARALARLHEAVSKDNLSEIERDGLIQRFEFCFEIMWKCGKDYLYDREGLDAASPKKVIRSLRDVGIFSDEETEQALKMVDDRNLTAHTYDEDMAKELAERIYVYEALLQDWYKKMVNA
- a CDS encoding nucleotidyltransferase family protein, producing the protein MNIYIDRIRQMVLSVLADEEVNIYLFGSWARGTARHGSDVDVAVEFLGVPNERKIADLREQLEESTIPYRVDIVDMSRAAESLREEIRKDGIRWN
- a CDS encoding Fic family protein; translation: MNTIYNELNNVLQEFNRLGIAEQFDFQKLYLYSIITHSTAIEGSTVTEIENTLMFDEGIVPGGHNVTEQMMNLDLKRAYDYVNGLLDKKPSITVDFLKHLSALVMRNTGSSYTTALGSFDSSAGDLRLVNVSAGRGGKSYLSYQKVPQRLEDFCKWLNVERQRPFIDAAAIYALSFEAHYRLVSIHPWVDGNGRTCRLLMNMIQMEKGLLPSILKKENKAKYIEALAMSQDSEDSTVFVEFMMDSMVAFIRQSIEEFKP
- a CDS encoding M48 family metallopeptidase, which codes for MQMQVAEFAIEVQKKKIKNMHLYVKPPCGRVVISAPLRVPNKAIELFARSNLPWVRRQIKKFQEQPRAAKRQYVSGETFYLWGKPYRLVVIESQKPAYQIMGDKILLYLPKKSSVDWREKFMREVYRAELIKKVEVLLPKWEKITGLKSKEWRTKYMKTRWGTCNIVAKRIWLNVQLAQKPTICLEYVILHELTHLIEKHHNARFYGYVAKNMPDWQEIRARLNNLRLDVEG
- a CDS encoding HI0074 family nucleotidyltransferase substrate-binding subunit, with the translated sequence MKREDSCTDRRTCEQVFKGNRMSHYNLDREILIEIISIAKSYKIAKLLLFGSRARGDNHAHSDIDLAVAGGDILGFSLAVEEKTNTLLSFDVVDMDESISESLRSEIDSDGIDLYHLGVAEMKKYESFASCLSVLEQADKEMAAKNEIYRMGIIGQFNLTFELAWKSLKETLELYGVMEATTGSPREIFKAAYKLGWLKDEKVWLDMLKKRNVAIHVYDEERALTVMEMVFSVYIAALQALREELRQRLTAAE
- a CDS encoding LTA synthase family protein, with the translated sequence MQTAGALTLISFVPAFTAHYLLPKIEKYLWLGINGLLLMALSILYMASFPYYRIYRMNFNQMIFTGMNEDWGALFWTMVDQYALPARFAGAMLLTFVLWQLLRRLLAWQMPLLPIAHWPLWGKLVIRTAFLALVYVAVLLGIFGGSLGWQTAVDWENAGVTKDEFLNEAILDNPQAIYRAYNLNSRMMACNGLDFTMEDIQQLAANLSGKPADTNNLDVYLQRNVVQGTEQPPRHVFVILSESLANWPLLDKYKDIPIAEDLRGLVAAEDTDYCPTFLPNGASTVSAVTGSVAGVADANLYLTTMPESFAAPYPTASAPQMAKLGYETNFFYAGPATWERIGAFTQAQGFQHFYSRGDFGDVPGSVWGCEDECLYANIMERLTDAPSFTIILNASNHSPYDVDVEAKGFDKEKVRVSLPAAYQQDEELLRELGHYWYAQRELVKFVREVKAKYPDSLFVIVGDHGDRYNIEKQPDMYARYGIPFIVTGKNIHKGTLLADSAGSQIDIFPTLMELTAPKGTGYIALGQSLTTTSTKGVNYGFWITRTAIGKADTVPLVPEAIAGGETPVIDDLAMQDYINAIRAISWWRPKYGPILDQKILDEKGR
- a CDS encoding DeoR/GlpR family DNA-binding transcription regulator: MFLEERQEIILNMLARDGKVRVRDLSEKFKVTEDCIRKDLGALEKKGKLKRTYGGAVRIRENSHMLEVSKHRNTDVEAKQRIAQAAVKLIHERDMVFLDISTSNLAIAELLVKMDQDITVVTNMIDILVVLARNPKIRVVFAGGKINKSRDGFWGGMTLDFISRLKPDIAFVGAVGVDVKENSVSTYDIDDGINKAAIIRHSKKAYVVAEARKLSTDGNYNYTTLDTLSGLITDTLPAQDIQEAADSYGVEIILP
- a CDS encoding ClC family H(+)/Cl(-) exchange transporter — its product is MQKRFEDILQALTDPKRLKLRLFIEGNVIGVLTGLTIALFRYLLELSEANLPRLYQLLQENPAYIPGWFIVLMAIGCILHWLLRMDGMISGSGIPQIKGVLMGKMDMHWARVLLLKFTGAVLGIGAGLSLGREGPSVQLGACLGQGVGRLTHRSYEENHYLLTAGAGAGLAAAFNAPLAGAIFCLEELTKNFSPYVLMGAIAATVTATTVTQFFFGMEPVFHMGEIPVVMAGNVYVMLILLGGFVGVLGLGFNRMLTISLDSYAKSPLKAWQKPLLPLLAAGVIGFFLPQILGGGSPLVDALVEHEYAIGFLLLLLAGKFFFTMLCFGSGVPGGIFLPMLVLGALGGAIFAKLAIAAQLMDAQWAVTCIVFGMAAYFSAVVKSPVTGAILIMEMTGSYQHLLSLMLVSMTAFLVAEWAGSEPVYDMLLNRSLGLMDRARTYIKESRHNLS
- the rpsR gene encoding 30S ribosomal protein S18 → MRRDRSRRPRRKVCSFCVDKVEHIDYKDVAKLRRFITERGKILPRRISGNCAKHQRQVTVAIKRARNIALLPFTAE
- a CDS encoding single-stranded DNA-binding protein, translated to MNKAILIGRLTRDPEVRYTQSGTAVCTFTLAVDRRFARKDANDGQPTADFIPIVVWSKLAEVCGNNLVKGRRISVEGRIQVRSYDAQDGSKRYVTEIVANEVEFLDSKGSAPQTGGFGAPAPAAPQSAPVDGFGPSIPDEEIPF
- the rpsF gene encoding 30S ribosomal protein S6 — encoded protein: MRKYEVIFIVKPMEEEATNAVISKFTKLITENGGTIDKEDRWGKKRLAYEIKDCTEGFYELLYVTCEPSCVAECDRVMKINDSILKHMIVKNDEE